Proteins co-encoded in one Saprospira grandis genomic window:
- a CDS encoding ribonuclease H family protein, translating to MAKKKYYVVWEGHETGIFTSWADCEAQTKGYPQAKYKSYKSLSEAQEALAGNYWAAVNSSKKKSSSKPSAAMEKEVVWHSLSVDAACSGNPGVMEYQGVDTQTGRRIFHQKFSLGTNNIGEFLALVHGLAYLQQKNLPKLPIYTDSRTAMSWLRKQKVKTNLVQNAQTKPLFVLIQRAENWLKNNSYENPILKWDTENWGEIPADFGRK from the coding sequence ATGGCCAAAAAGAAATATTATGTCGTTTGGGAGGGCCATGAAACGGGAATCTTTACTTCTTGGGCCGATTGCGAGGCCCAAACTAAGGGCTACCCCCAAGCGAAATACAAAAGCTATAAAAGCCTTAGCGAAGCCCAAGAGGCCCTAGCGGGCAATTATTGGGCAGCAGTAAATAGCAGCAAAAAGAAGAGCAGCAGCAAACCTTCTGCCGCTATGGAAAAGGAGGTGGTCTGGCATAGCCTTTCGGTAGATGCCGCCTGTAGTGGCAACCCTGGCGTTATGGAATACCAGGGGGTAGATACCCAAACAGGCCGCCGCATCTTTCATCAGAAGTTTTCTTTGGGGACGAACAACATTGGGGAGTTTTTGGCCCTAGTGCATGGTTTGGCCTATTTGCAGCAGAAAAACTTGCCCAAGCTGCCCATTTATACCGATTCTAGGACAGCCATGAGCTGGCTGAGAAAGCAAAAAGTAAAAACGAATTTGGTCCAAAATGCCCAAACTAAACCGCTTTTTGTCCTTATTCAGCGGGCCGAAAACTGGCTAAAAAACAATAGCTATGAAAATCCCATTTTGAAATGGGATACCGAAAACTGGGGCGAAATCCCCGCTGATTTTGGCCGAAAGTAA
- a CDS encoding TraB/GumN family protein, whose protein sequence is MQNRTSLAWLSWSLSLLFLLSTACKTAEKVQIDPSQRLENSLLWEIKGKGIKTSYLFGTIHMIGEKDYSFSEKAEAALDKSQRLVLEIDMSNMMQMGMQMLTLAPMQGGKKLKDLLPEKDYELVKTYFTEEATNPELKMMPFSMIENWKPMLLQSFLYQDMIEGQTKAYEVELMAMAKKRNMSFGGLETVADQMNVFEKIPYKDQAQALLEGVKGLKNGDQSGKKEFAQLVELYKKADVDGLIESSSEQMEDMDNSEEELLIKRNNNWIPLIKEFSKKEACFYAVGAAHLGGPHGVIRLLRKEGYQLTPIDIKD, encoded by the coding sequence ATGCAAAACAGAACATCATTAGCATGGCTCAGCTGGAGCTTGAGCCTCTTATTTTTATTGTCTACGGCTTGTAAAACAGCCGAAAAGGTACAAATTGACCCTAGTCAGCGCCTAGAAAACTCCTTGCTTTGGGAGATTAAGGGCAAGGGCATCAAAACCTCTTATTTGTTTGGGACTATTCATATGATTGGCGAGAAAGACTATAGCTTTAGTGAAAAAGCCGAGGCTGCACTGGATAAAAGCCAGCGTTTGGTCCTCGAAATCGATATGTCGAATATGATGCAAATGGGTATGCAAATGCTCACCTTAGCGCCCATGCAAGGCGGCAAAAAACTCAAGGACCTATTGCCCGAAAAAGACTATGAGTTGGTGAAAACCTATTTTACCGAAGAGGCCACAAATCCAGAACTCAAGATGATGCCTTTTTCTATGATCGAGAACTGGAAACCCATGTTGCTGCAGTCTTTTTTGTATCAGGATATGATTGAGGGGCAGACCAAAGCCTATGAGGTGGAACTGATGGCCATGGCCAAAAAACGCAATATGAGTTTTGGGGGATTGGAGACGGTAGCCGACCAGATGAATGTCTTTGAGAAGATTCCTTATAAGGACCAAGCTCAGGCGCTGCTAGAAGGCGTAAAAGGCCTAAAAAATGGAGATCAATCGGGCAAAAAAGAGTTTGCCCAATTGGTAGAGCTCTACAAAAAAGCCGATGTTGATGGACTGATTGAAAGCAGCAGCGAACAGATGGAAGATATGGATAATTCGGAAGAAGAGCTTTTGATCAAGCGAAACAATAACTGGATTCCCCTAATTAAGGAGTTTTCTAAGAAAGAGGCCTGTTTTTATGCTGTAGGGGCAGCCCATTTGGGCGGTCCGCATGGCGTAATTCGCCTTTTGCGCAAAGAGGGCTACCAGCTGACGCCTATTGATATTAAAGACTAA
- a CDS encoding nucleoside 2-deoxyribosyltransferase domain-containing protein — protein MRIIKPPFPYEKAPKEKLLFLAGSIDMGKAQDWQSWVGYQLIKEDLLILNPRRDGWDSSWEQSIDHPEFKAQVDWELKGLEEADFRLFHFEPQSQSPITLMELGLFGPKKGSIVHCPKDFWRKGNVDVVCQRYGIPQADSLEAALEQIRAWM, from the coding sequence ATGAGAATTATTAAACCGCCTTTTCCCTACGAAAAAGCCCCAAAGGAAAAGCTGCTCTTTTTGGCTGGGAGCATAGATATGGGCAAGGCTCAAGACTGGCAGTCTTGGGTGGGCTATCAGCTCATAAAAGAAGATTTGTTGATCCTGAACCCCCGCCGAGATGGCTGGGATAGTAGCTGGGAACAAAGCATTGATCATCCTGAGTTTAAGGCACAGGTAGATTGGGAGCTAAAGGGTTTGGAAGAAGCCGATTTTAGGCTGTTTCACTTTGAACCCCAATCTCAATCGCCAATTACCCTCATGGAGTTGGGCTTATTTGGGCCAAAAAAAGGCAGCATTGTGCATTGTCCCAAAGATTTTTGGAGAAAAGGCAATGTAGATGTGGTCTGCCAACGCTATGGGATTCCACAAGCGGATAGTTTAGAGGCCGCCCTAGAACAAATTCGAGCTTGGATGTAG
- a CDS encoding DUF4837 family protein, producing MRIFYFLSLLSIPLFFSSACTDAQRERLEVTPMAYGSVDQMHLVCDEYLWDKSPIGDSIRQYFEALYPITPQPEPILDLRHVESREFNKVLKTHRSIVILADLSEEEEAGTALVRKVLGPKKVKKAFTDPSYRIMVQKNRWAKDQTVIFWFAPDRQSLFETVCRDYQKVINILHEKDTEKLVKQVYFSGQTEEVEADIRQGLNLSLSVPKGYKIAHQDSVACWLRKETNKVSSNIFIYSIENPGPNTLSPDSLKAIRNRLTKDYFSSWQEGSYMQIDDVNLPTYYEKIDFGEREALQARGIWFMANDFMGGPFVTYLIPDPDRNRIILLDGFIHAPGQKKRPEMRKLDVIFSTFALKAKE from the coding sequence ATGCGTATATTTTACTTTCTTAGCCTGCTTTCTATCCCGCTTTTCTTTTCAAGCGCTTGTACAGATGCACAACGCGAACGCCTAGAGGTAACCCCTATGGCCTACGGTAGTGTGGACCAAATGCATTTGGTTTGCGATGAATACCTTTGGGATAAGTCGCCTATCGGGGATAGCATCCGCCAATATTTTGAGGCCCTTTATCCTATTACCCCTCAGCCAGAGCCTATTTTGGACCTCCGTCATGTGGAGAGCCGAGAGTTTAATAAGGTGCTCAAAACACATCGCTCTATTGTCATTTTAGCCGACCTTTCTGAGGAGGAGGAGGCCGGAACGGCCTTGGTCCGCAAAGTGCTGGGCCCAAAAAAGGTGAAAAAAGCATTTACCGACCCCAGCTACCGAATTATGGTACAAAAAAATCGCTGGGCCAAGGACCAAACGGTCATTTTTTGGTTCGCTCCCGATCGCCAAAGCTTGTTTGAAACCGTTTGCCGAGATTATCAAAAGGTGATCAATATTCTGCATGAAAAGGATACCGAAAAACTGGTCAAACAGGTCTATTTCTCTGGCCAAACGGAAGAAGTAGAGGCCGATATTCGCCAAGGCTTAAACCTCAGCCTTTCGGTGCCCAAAGGCTATAAAATTGCCCATCAAGATTCGGTGGCCTGCTGGCTGCGCAAAGAAACCAATAAGGTGAGTAGCAATATTTTTATCTATAGCATTGAAAATCCTGGCCCCAATACCCTGAGCCCAGATAGCCTGAAGGCTATCCGTAACCGCCTGACCAAAGACTATTTTTCTAGCTGGCAAGAGGGCTCTTATATGCAAATTGACGATGTGAATTTGCCCACTTATTACGAAAAAATTGATTTTGGAGAAAGAGAGGCCCTGCAAGCAAGGGGCATTTGGTTTATGGCCAATGACTTTATGGGCGGTCCTTTCGTGACTTACCTTATCCCTGATCCCGATAGAAATAGAATCATTTTATTAGATGGCTTTATTCATGCCCCGGGCCAAAAGAAACGGCCCGAAATGCGCAAACTGGATGTGATATTTTCCACCTTTGCGCTAAAGGCTAAAGAGTAA